The following coding sequences lie in one Chanos chanos chromosome 4, fChaCha1.1, whole genome shotgun sequence genomic window:
- the rgs17 gene encoding regulator of G-protein signaling 17 gives MRKRQQPHIEGPPQAPGHPRPNTCCLCWCGCCKCLWNEDRAERPERQTCTKMDSIEATEEQHPTLDEVVAWARSFEMMMRSSVGRDVFREFLRSEYSEENLMFWIACEELKKETNPAAIEEKARIIYEDYVSILSPKEVSLDSRVREGINQSLAEPSNLMYEEAQLQIYTLMHRDSFPRFLNSSVYRDFLDSKRASCLDT, from the exons ATGAGGAAACGGCAGCAGCCACACATTGAAGGTCCCCCACAGGCTCCTGGTCACCCGAGACCCAACACTTGTTGCTTGTGCTGGTGCGGTTGCTGCAAATGCCTCTG GAATGAAGATAGGGCGGAGCGCCCAGAACGGCAGACGTGTACAAAAATGGATAGCATAGAAGCAACAGAGGAGCA ACACCCAACTCTGGACGAGGTTGTTGCCTGGGCACGGAGTTTTGAGATGATGATGCGATCATCTGTGGGCAGGGATGTGTTCAGAGAGTTCCTGCGCTCTGAGTACAGTGAAGAGAACCTCATGTTCTGGATTGCCTGTGAGGAACTGAAAAAGGAGACCAACCCTGCTGCCATAGAGGAGAAAGCCAGAATCATTTACGAGGATTATGTTTCCATTCTTTCGCCAAAAGAG GTCAGCCTTGACTCGCGCGTGAGGGAGGGCATCAATCAAAGCCTAGCAGAGCCCAGCAACCTGATGTACGAGGAGGCCCAGCTCCAGATCTACACCCTCATGCACAGGGACTCCTTTCCCCGCTTCCTCAATTCCTCTGTTTACAGGGACTTTTTGGACAGCAAGAGAGCGTCCTGCTTAGACACTTAA